From Leopardus geoffroyi isolate Oge1 chromosome B4, O.geoffroyi_Oge1_pat1.0, whole genome shotgun sequence, a single genomic window includes:
- the SLC11A2 gene encoding natural resistance-associated macrophage protein 2 isoform X3 produces the protein MVLGPEQKMPDDDASGDLGDPASLGTLNPAYSNSSLSQSTGHSQEPFTTYFDEKIAIPEEEYSCFSFRKLWAFTGPGFLMSIAYLDPGNIESDLQSGAVAGFKLLWVLLLATMVGLLLQRLAARLGVVTGLHLAEVCHRQYPRVPRIILWLMVELAIIGSDMQEVIGSAIAINLLSVGRVPLWGGVLITIADTFVFLFLDKYGLRKLEAFFGFLITIMALTFGYEYVTVKPSQSQVLKGMFLPSCPGCHTPQIEQAVGIVGAVIMPHNMYLHSALVKSRQVNRANKQEVREANKYFFIESCIALFVSFIINVFVVSVFAEAFFEKTNDQVVAVCRNASSPHTSLFPDDNSTLAVDIYKGGVVLGCYFGPAALYIWAVGILAAGQSSTMTGTYSGQFVMEGFLNLKWSRFARVILTRSIAIIPTLLVAIFQDVEHLTGMNDFLNVLQSLQLPFALIPILTFTSLRPVMSDFANGIGWRIAGGILVLIVCSINMYFVMVYVQELGHVALYVVAAVVSVAYLSFVLYLGWQCLIALGMSFLDCGHTYHLGLTAQPELYLLNTVDADSLVSR, from the exons ATGGTATTGGGTCCTGAACAGAAGATGCCAGATG ATGATGCTTCTGGAGACCTTGGGGACCCTGCCAGTCTTGGTACCCTCAACCCTGCCTATAGTAACTCATCTCTTTCCCAGTCCACTGGGCACTCCCAGGAGCCCTTCACCACCTACTTTGATGAGAAGATTGCCATTCCTGAAGAGGAG TATTCTTGTTTTAGCTTTCGTAAACTCTGGGCTTTCACGGGACCAGGCTTTCTTATGAGTATTGCCTACTTGGATCCAGGAAACATCGAGTCTGATTTGCAGTCTGGAGCGGTGGCTGGATTTAAG ttgCTCTGGGTTCTTCTGTTGGCCACCATGGTGGGGCTCCTACTCCAGCGCCTTGCAGCTAGACTGGGAGTGGTCACGGGGTTGCATCTTGCTGAAGTGTGTCACCGTCAGTATCCCAGG GTCCCACGAATTATCCTATGGCTGATGGTGGAGTTGGCTATCATTGGCTCAGATATGCAAGAAGTTATTGGCTCAGCCATTGCCATCAATCTCCTGTCTGTAGGAAG GGTTCCTCTGTGGGGTGGAGTTCTCATCACCATTGCAGAtacctttgtatttctctttttggaCAAGTACG GCTTACGGAAGCTAGAAGCATTTTTTGGCTTTCTCATCACTATTATGGCCCTCACATTTGGATATGAG TATGTTACAGTGAAACCCAGCCAGAGCCAGGTACTCAAGGGCATGTTCCTGCCATCCTGTCCAGGCTGTCACACCCCACAGATCGAGCAGGCTGTGGGCATCGTGGGAGCTGTCATCATGCCACACAATATGTACCTGCATTCTGCCTTAGTCAAG TCCAGACAGGTAAACCGAGCCAATAAGCAGGAGGTACGAGAAGCTAATAAGTACTTTTTCATTGAATCCTGCATTGctctctttgtttccttcatcATCAACGTCTTTGTCGTCTCCGTCTTTGCCGaagcattttttgaaaaaaccAACGACCAGGTG GTTGCAGTCTGTAGAAATGCGAGCAGTCCCCACACTAGCCTCTTTCCTGACGATAACTCGACACTGGCTGTGGACATCTACAAAGGG GGTGTTGTACTGGGATGTTACTTTGGGCCTGCTGCACTCTACATCTGGGCAGTGGGGATCCTGGCTGCAGGGCAGAGCTCTACCATGACAGGAACCTATTCTGGCCAGTTCGTCATGGAG ggaTTCCTGAACCTAAAGTGGTCACGCTTTGCCCGAGTGATTCTGACCCGCTCTATTGCCATCATCCCCACTCTGCTTGTTGCCATCTTCCAGGATGTAGAGCATCTAACAGGGATGAATGACTTCCTGAATGTTTTGCAGAGCTTACAG cttcCCTTTGCTCTCATACCCATCCTCACGTTTACGAGCTTGCGGCCAGTAATGAGTGACTTTGCCAATGGAAT AGGCTGGAGGATTGCAGGCGGGATCTTGGTCCTTATCGTCTGTTCCATCAACATGTACTTTGTCATGGTTTATGTCCAGGAACTAGGGCATGTGGCATTGTATGTGGTAGCTGCTGTGGTCAGTGTGGCTTATCTGAGCTTTGTGTTATACTTG GGTTGGCAATGTTTGATTGCACTGGGCATGTCCTTCCTGGACTGTGGGCACACG TACCATCTGggactgacagctcagcctgaaCTCTACCTTCTGAACACCGTGGATGCTGACTCACTTGTGTCTAGATGA